From the Salvelinus alpinus unplaced genomic scaffold, SLU_Salpinus.1 scaffold_814, whole genome shotgun sequence genome, the window TCACGGATCGCTAGGAGTGGTGAGTGGGGAGTCAGGCCACGGATCGCTAGGAGTGGTGAGTGGGGAGTCAGGCCACGGATCGCTAGGAGTGGTGAGTGGGGAGTCAGGCCACGGATCGCTAGGAGTGGTGAGTGGGGAGTCAGGCCACGGATCGCTAGGAGTGGTGAGTGGGGAGTCAGGCCACGGATCGCTAGGAGTGGTGAGTGGGGAGTCAGGCCACGGATCGCTAGGAGTGGTGAGTGGGGAGTCAGGCCACGGATCGCTAGGAGTGGTGAGTGGGGAGTCAGGCCACGGATCGCTAGGAGTGGTGAGTGGGGAGTCAGGCCACGGATCGCTAGGAGTGGTGAGTGGGGAGTCAGGCCACGGATCGCTAGGAGTGGTGAGTGGGGAGTCAGGCCACGGATCGCTAGGAGTGGTGAGTGGGGAGTCAGGCCACGGATCGCTAGGAGTGGTGAGTGGGGAGTCAGGCCACGGATCGCTAGGAGTGGTGAGTGGGGAGTCAGGCCACGGATCGCTAGGAGTGGTGAGTGGGGAGTCAGGCCACGGATCGCTA encodes:
- the LOC139567482 gene encoding uncharacterized PPE family protein PPE40-like; the protein is VVSGESGHGSLGVVSGESGHGSLGVVSGESGHGSLGVVSGESGHGSLGVVSGESGHGSLGVVSGESGHGSLGVVSGESGHGSLGVVSGESGHGSLGVVSGESGHGSLGVVSGESGHGSLGVVSGESGHGSLGVVSGESGHGSLGVVSGESGHGSLGVVSGESGHGSLGVVSGESGHGSLGVVSGESGHGSLGVVSGESGHGSLGV